A single Thermaerobacter sp. FW80 DNA region contains:
- the ruvC gene encoding crossover junction endodeoxyribonuclease RuvC, translating into MRVLGIDPGTATMGFGIVAVSGTTLVPVAYGVIRTPAGQPAALRLAAIHRDLGELIRRHRPHAMAVERLFLQKNRSSALHVGQARGVALLAAAQAGLPVYEYAPHEVKQAVVGYGRAAKDQVQRMVQALLGMARPPVPDDAADALAVAVCCLHARTSAWAGGGAATEPAWAPGAAAVAGAVRPAGGGEGGGATAPGGRPSAGGGGVGA; encoded by the coding sequence GTGCGGGTGCTGGGCATCGACCCGGGGACGGCCACCATGGGCTTCGGGATCGTGGCGGTCTCCGGCACGACGCTGGTCCCCGTCGCGTACGGCGTGATCCGGACGCCGGCGGGCCAGCCGGCGGCGCTGCGGCTGGCGGCCATCCACCGCGATCTCGGGGAGCTGATCCGCCGGCACCGACCCCACGCCATGGCGGTGGAGCGCCTGTTCCTCCAGAAGAACCGGTCCAGCGCCCTGCACGTGGGCCAGGCCCGGGGCGTCGCCCTGCTGGCCGCGGCCCAGGCCGGCCTTCCCGTGTACGAGTACGCGCCCCATGAGGTGAAGCAGGCGGTGGTCGGCTACGGCCGCGCGGCCAAGGACCAGGTCCAGCGCATGGTCCAGGCGCTGCTCGGCATGGCCCGTCCGCCGGTACCCGACGACGCGGCGGATGCGCTGGCGGTGGCGGTCTGCTGCCTCCACGCCCGGACGTCGGCCTGGGCGGGGGGTGGGGCGGCGACGGAGCCCGCCTGGGCGCCGGGTGCCGCGGCGGTGGCCGGGGCGGTGCGGCCGGCCGGCGGCGGGGAGGGAGGGGGCGCCACGGCCCCGGGCGGGCGGCCGTCGGCCGGCGGCGGGGGGGTCGGCGCGTGA
- a CDS encoding YebC/PmpR family DNA-binding transcriptional regulator yields the protein MAGHSKWANRKHRKARQDAKKGKIFSKLSREIITAVRQGGGDPDANPRLRLALERARQFSMPAENIERAIKRGLGQSEADAYEELIYEGYGPGGVALMLEILTDNRNRSASEIRHIFAKHGGNLGESGCVAWMFDRKGVITVPTQGAPGEDDLLLLAVEAGAEDLKQDDGFYTIYTDPDDLHRVREALEKAGVPIEDAALRMVPKTEVKVEGKEAEQLLRLLDALEDHDDVQEIYGNFELPDEMLVES from the coding sequence ATGGCAGGGCATTCCAAGTGGGCGAACCGAAAGCACCGCAAGGCTCGCCAGGATGCCAAGAAGGGGAAGATCTTCTCCAAGCTCTCGCGGGAGATCATCACCGCCGTGCGCCAGGGCGGCGGCGACCCCGACGCCAACCCGCGCCTGCGGCTGGCCCTGGAGCGGGCCCGGCAGTTCAGCATGCCCGCGGAGAACATCGAGCGCGCGATCAAGCGCGGCCTGGGCCAGTCCGAGGCCGACGCCTACGAGGAGCTGATCTACGAGGGTTACGGCCCGGGCGGCGTGGCCCTGATGCTGGAGATCCTGACGGACAACCGCAACCGCAGCGCCAGCGAGATCCGGCACATCTTCGCCAAGCACGGGGGCAACCTGGGCGAGAGCGGGTGCGTGGCATGGATGTTCGACCGCAAGGGCGTCATCACCGTGCCGACCCAGGGGGCGCCCGGCGAGGACGACCTGCTGTTGCTGGCGGTGGAGGCGGGGGCGGAGGACCTCAAGCAGGACGACGGCTTCTACACGATCTACACCGACCCCGACGACCTCCACCGGGTGCGGGAGGCGCTGGAGAAGGCCGGCGTGCCCATCGAGGACGCGGCGCTGCGCATGGTGCCGAAGACCGAGGTCAAGGTCGAGGGCAAGGAGGCGGAGCAGCTCCTGCGCCTCTTGGACGCGCTGGAGGACCACGACGACGTCCAGGAGATCTACGGCAACTTCGAGCTGCCCGACGAGATGCTGGTGGAGTCCTGA
- the ruvB gene encoding Holliday junction branch migration DNA helicase RuvB — protein MIEEERVVSSRLQPGDAPVEAGLRPQSLADFPGQEAVKERLAIYIQAARERGDALDHVLLYGPPGLGKTSLAHVIARELGVGFRMTSGPAIERAGDLAALLTNLNDRDVLFIDEIHRLPRPVEEVLYPAMEDFALDLIIGKGPAARSLRIDLPRFTLVGATTRAGRLTGPLRDRFGVLLRLEYYRPEELVQIVLRSARILGVPIDPEGAEEVARRARGTPRVANRLLRRLRDYAQVRADGVITAEVARAGLDLMEVDPLGLDRADRRLLTVMAEHYGGGPVGLETLAAAIGEEPETIEDVYEPYLMQMGFLQRTPRGRVLARRAYEHLGLPVPPSLEEGTAAGAAGSSGAGAAADPQQRLAGL, from the coding sequence ATGATCGAAGAGGAACGGGTGGTCTCCAGCCGGCTGCAGCCCGGGGATGCGCCCGTCGAGGCGGGCCTGCGGCCCCAGTCCCTGGCCGACTTCCCCGGCCAGGAGGCGGTCAAGGAGAGGCTGGCGATCTACATCCAGGCGGCGCGGGAGCGCGGCGACGCGCTGGATCACGTGCTGCTCTACGGGCCGCCGGGCTTGGGCAAGACGTCCCTGGCCCACGTGATCGCCCGCGAGCTGGGCGTGGGCTTTCGCATGACCTCGGGACCGGCCATCGAGCGGGCCGGGGACCTGGCCGCGCTGCTGACCAACCTCAACGACCGGGACGTGCTGTTCATCGACGAGATCCACCGGTTGCCCCGGCCGGTCGAGGAGGTCCTCTACCCCGCCATGGAGGACTTCGCCCTCGACCTGATCATCGGCAAGGGGCCGGCGGCGCGCTCGCTGCGCATCGACCTGCCCCGCTTCACCCTGGTGGGGGCGACCACCCGGGCGGGTCGGCTGACGGGACCGCTGCGCGACCGGTTCGGGGTGCTCTTGCGCCTCGAGTACTACCGCCCGGAGGAGCTGGTCCAGATCGTCCTGCGTTCGGCGCGGATCCTCGGCGTCCCCATCGATCCCGAGGGGGCCGAGGAGGTGGCCCGGCGGGCGCGCGGCACGCCGCGGGTCGCCAACCGGCTGCTGCGGCGGCTGCGCGACTACGCCCAGGTGCGGGCCGACGGCGTGATCACCGCCGAGGTGGCCCGGGCGGGCCTGGACCTGATGGAGGTCGACCCGCTGGGGCTCGATCGCGCGGACCGGCGGCTGCTGACGGTGATGGCGGAGCACTACGGCGGCGGGCCGGTCGGCCTGGAGACCCTGGCGGCGGCCATCGGCGAGGAGCCGGAGACCATCGAGGACGTCTACGAGCCGTATCTGATGCAGATGGGATTCCTCCAGCGGACGCCGCGCGGGCGGGTGCTGGCGCGTCGCGCGTACGAGCACCTGGGGTTGCCGGTGCCCCCCAGCCTCGAGGAGGGGACCGCGGCCGGCGCGGCCGGTTCGTCGGGAGCCGGGGCCGCCGCGGATCCACAGCAGCGGCTGGCGGGTCTGTAA
- a CDS encoding DUF2905 domain-containing protein, protein MSEIGRWLVIMGLGLAAFGLVLWLAGRVGFGGLPGDIVIRRGNFTFFFPLASSLVLSLLLTLVLNLLFRGR, encoded by the coding sequence ATGAGCGAGATCGGACGCTGGCTGGTGATCATGGGGCTCGGGCTCGCCGCCTTCGGCCTGGTGCTGTGGCTGGCCGGGCGCGTGGGCTTCGGCGGCCTGCCGGGGGACATCGTCATCCGGCGCGGCAACTTCACCTTCTTCTTCCCCCTCGCCAGCTCGCTGGTCCTGAGCTTGCTCCTGACCCTGGTGCTGAACCTGCTGTTCCGGGGGCGGTAG
- the ruvA gene encoding Holliday junction branch migration protein RuvA → MIAFLRGRLAAVAGDEVWIDVGGVGFRVAVSRQTQRRLPGVGEPVRLLTRLVVREEQWALYGFATADEQAAFDALLAVSGVGPRVALAVLSVLTPEELRRAAVLQDPAPLTRAPGVGPKLARRMVMELRDRLGEPAAAGARGGALPGAEPVGRPGPGPLGGEETPRADAMAALEALGYTRVEAEGALAAAAAEVEPDAPAAAWVRAALRVLGGARAAGGAGR, encoded by the coding sequence GTGATCGCCTTCCTGCGCGGCCGGCTGGCGGCCGTGGCCGGCGACGAGGTGTGGATCGACGTGGGCGGGGTCGGCTTTCGCGTGGCCGTCTCCCGCCAGACCCAGCGGCGGCTCCCTGGGGTGGGCGAGCCCGTTCGGCTCCTCACCCGGCTCGTGGTGCGGGAGGAGCAATGGGCGCTCTACGGGTTCGCCACCGCGGACGAACAGGCGGCCTTCGACGCCCTCTTGGCCGTCAGCGGGGTGGGCCCGCGGGTCGCGCTGGCGGTGCTCTCGGTGCTCACGCCGGAGGAGCTGCGACGGGCCGCGGTGCTGCAGGATCCGGCGCCCTTGACCCGGGCGCCCGGGGTCGGGCCGAAGCTGGCGCGGCGCATGGTGATGGAGCTGCGCGACCGGCTGGGGGAGCCCGCGGCCGCAGGCGCCCGCGGGGGCGCCTTGCCGGGCGCAGAACCCGTCGGTCGTCCTGGCCCGGGGCCGCTGGGGGGCGAGGAGACCCCCCGGGCCGATGCGATGGCGGCGCTGGAGGCCCTGGGCTACACCCGTGTCGAAGCGGAGGGCGCCCTGGCCGCGGCCGCCGCTGAGGTCGAACCGGACGCCCCTGCGGCCGCGTGGGTGCGGGCGGCGCTGCGGGTGCTGGGCGGCGCCCGCGCGGCGGGAGGTGCGGGCCGATGA
- the cysK gene encoding cysteine synthase A, with protein sequence MADAKVQAGRVASDVLQLIGGTPVVRLNRVIPRDAAEVWVKLESYNPAGSVKDRIALSMIEAAEREGRLKPGYTIVEPTSGNTGIGLAMVAAVKGYRLILVMPETMSLERRALLRAYGAELVLTPGADGMAGAIRKAEELVAEHPTYFMPMQFDNPANPEVHRRTTAEEILEQMEGRLDAFVAGVGTGGTLTGVGEVLKERLPGCLVVAVEPAYSAVLSGGEPGPHRIQGIGAGFVPRVLNRAVIDRVIPVRDEDAVVMMRRLAREEGLLLGISSGAAAWAARQVARELGPGRRVLAVMPDTGERYLSMMEDLAAFVRDEGG encoded by the coding sequence TTGGCCGACGCGAAGGTGCAGGCCGGACGGGTGGCGAGCGACGTGCTGCAGCTGATCGGCGGCACGCCGGTGGTGCGCCTGAACCGCGTGATCCCGCGCGACGCCGCCGAGGTCTGGGTCAAGCTGGAGTCCTACAACCCCGCCGGTTCCGTCAAGGACCGCATCGCCCTCAGCATGATCGAGGCCGCCGAGCGGGAGGGACGGCTCAAGCCGGGGTACACCATCGTGGAGCCCACCAGCGGCAACACCGGCATCGGCCTGGCGATGGTGGCGGCGGTCAAGGGCTACCGGTTGATCCTGGTCATGCCCGAGACGATGTCCCTGGAGCGGCGGGCCCTGCTGCGCGCCTACGGCGCCGAGCTGGTGCTGACGCCGGGCGCCGACGGGATGGCCGGCGCCATCCGCAAGGCGGAGGAGCTGGTGGCCGAACACCCTACGTATTTCATGCCGATGCAGTTCGACAACCCCGCCAACCCCGAGGTCCACCGCCGGACCACCGCCGAGGAGATCCTCGAGCAGATGGAGGGGCGGCTAGACGCCTTCGTCGCCGGGGTGGGCACCGGCGGGACGCTGACGGGTGTCGGGGAGGTGCTCAAGGAGCGCCTGCCGGGATGCCTGGTGGTGGCGGTCGAACCGGCCTACTCGGCCGTGCTCTCGGGCGGCGAGCCGGGTCCGCACCGGATCCAGGGCATCGGGGCCGGGTTCGTCCCGCGGGTGCTGAACCGGGCGGTGATCGACCGGGTGATCCCGGTGCGCGACGAGGACGCGGTGGTCATGATGCGGCGACTGGCGCGGGAGGAGGGGCTCTTGCTGGGGATCTCGTCCGGGGCCGCGGCCTGGGCGGCGCGCCAGGTGGCGCGGGAGCTGGGCCCCGGCCGCCGGGTGCTGGCGGTGATGCCCGACACGGGCGAGCGCTACCTGTCGATGATGGAGGACCTGGCCGCCTTCGTGCGGGACGAGGGCGGGTGA